A single Cryomorphaceae bacterium DNA region contains:
- a CDS encoding sigma-54-dependent Fis family transcriptional regulator codes for MSKILIIEDEQSIRNVLKNILKDENPDYHVDEAADGKEGVDMLRKESYDLIMSDIKMPGLDGIEVLERARILSPDSAIVMISGHGDIDTAVECIKKGAYDYISKPPDLNRLLNTVRLALDRTSLVEENRRLKKKVSKRYEIIGESDGIQSIKNMIEKVAPTDARVMITGPNGTGKELVAHQIHEQSERSKGPMIEVNCAAIPAELIESELFGHEKGAFTSAVKQRKGKFENAQGGTLFMDEIGDMSLSAQSKVLRALQEKKITRVGGDKEIKVDVRVIAATNKNLVEEIKEGRFREDLYHRLSVILIKVPSLNDRAEDIPLLANHFLQQIANEQGTAAKRFAPQALEALKKIDWTGNIRELRNVVERLTILCGSEISADDVALYASK; via the coding sequence ATGTCCAAAATACTGATCATAGAAGACGAACAGAGCATTCGAAATGTGCTCAAGAACATCCTGAAGGACGAGAATCCCGACTACCACGTGGACGAAGCCGCCGACGGGAAAGAAGGCGTGGACATGCTCCGCAAGGAGTCCTACGACCTCATCATGAGCGATATTAAAATGCCCGGGCTGGACGGTATCGAGGTACTGGAGCGCGCTCGCATTCTGAGTCCAGACAGCGCCATTGTCATGATCTCCGGCCACGGAGACATTGATACCGCTGTGGAGTGTATAAAGAAGGGTGCCTACGACTACATCTCAAAGCCGCCCGATCTCAACCGACTGCTCAATACTGTTCGCTTGGCCTTGGACCGCACCTCATTGGTTGAAGAGAATCGTCGACTTAAAAAGAAGGTGAGCAAGCGCTATGAAATCATTGGCGAATCAGACGGTATTCAGTCGATCAAGAACATGATTGAGAAAGTGGCGCCTACGGATGCACGCGTCATGATCACCGGACCAAACGGTACGGGAAAGGAATTGGTGGCTCATCAGATTCACGAACAGAGCGAGCGCTCCAAAGGGCCGATGATCGAGGTCAACTGTGCGGCCATTCCTGCAGAACTCATTGAAAGTGAACTCTTCGGTCACGAGAAAGGGGCTTTTACCTCTGCCGTCAAACAGCGCAAAGGGAAGTTCGAAAACGCCCAAGGCGGAACCCTTTTCATGGATGAAATTGGGGACATGAGCCTGAGTGCTCAATCCAAAGTACTGAGGGCATTACAGGAGAAAAAAATTACCCGCGTGGGCGGTGATAAAGAGATCAAGGTGGACGTACGCGTGATTGCTGCGACCAACAAAAACCTGGTCGAAGAGATTAAAGAAGGGCGCTTTCGAGAGGACCTCTACCACCGTTTGAGCGTCATTTTGATCAAGGTGCCGAGCTTGAATGATCGGGCCGAAGACATTCCGCTTTTGGCCAACCATTTTCTGCAGCAAATTGCCAATGAGCAAGGAACCGCAGCGAAGCGTTTCGCGCCGCAGGCGCTTGAGGCTCTAAAAAAGATCGACTGGACCGGAAATATCCGAGAACTCCGCAACGTAGTGGAGCGCCTAACGATCCTTTGCGGCAGTGAGATATCCGCGGATGATGTAGCACTCTACGCGAGCAAATAG
- a CDS encoding phosphatase, translating into MNTAIIDLGTNTFNLLIGRIEEGRVVTEFKTKIPVKLGKGGFAKRHLEEDAIARGLLAIESHINTAQEYGVESILAFATSAVRDASNGTDFVQQIHADYGLKVQVISGDREAELICEGVRSSSDFGAEPLVIMDIGGGSTEFILTSAGKIHWKKSYALGVSRLLERIQPSDPLGADDLDTLHSILDGALIDLGEALQQYPATHLVGSSGSFDTMADLILAGIYKEEVNTKGNRYDFRLSDFETIYAQLRHSTQAERLAMPGMLEMRAEMMVLSSSIIRYVVQRWNMKQVTLSTYALKEGALVQHYRNKN; encoded by the coding sequence ATGAACACGGCCATCATTGACTTGGGTACCAATACCTTCAATCTACTGATCGGCCGCATCGAAGAAGGACGTGTTGTCACGGAATTCAAGACAAAGATTCCCGTGAAGCTAGGCAAGGGCGGCTTCGCCAAGCGACACTTGGAGGAAGATGCCATCGCCCGAGGCCTGTTGGCCATTGAAAGCCACATCAACACCGCTCAAGAATACGGCGTGGAGTCTATCCTAGCCTTTGCCACCTCGGCGGTAAGGGATGCCTCGAACGGAACGGATTTCGTACAGCAAATACACGCTGACTACGGCCTCAAGGTACAGGTCATCTCCGGAGATCGAGAAGCCGAACTCATTTGCGAAGGCGTTCGTTCCTCTTCGGATTTCGGAGCTGAACCCCTGGTTATTATGGACATCGGGGGCGGAAGTACTGAATTCATCCTGACCTCAGCCGGAAAAATCCATTGGAAGAAAAGTTATGCCCTCGGCGTCTCCAGGCTACTTGAACGTATACAGCCCTCTGACCCACTCGGCGCAGATGACCTGGACACCCTCCACTCCATCTTGGACGGTGCGTTGATCGATCTGGGTGAAGCTCTTCAGCAGTATCCAGCCACGCACCTTGTCGGATCCTCAGGTAGTTTCGACACCATGGCCGATTTAATTCTGGCCGGGATTTATAAAGAAGAAGTCAACACTAAAGGAAATCGGTACGATTTTCGCTTAAGTGATTTCGAGACCATTTACGCTCAACTCCGACATTCCACCCAAGCAGAGCGCTTGGCCATGCCCGGAATGCTCGAAATGCGCGCTGAAATGATGGTCCTCAGCAGTTCCATCATCCGCTACGTAGTTCAGCGGTGGAACATGAAACAGGTAACGCTCAGTACCTATGCCCTTAAAGAAGGGGCCTTGGTTCAGCACTACCGAAACAAAAATTGA